A window of Desulfuromonas soudanensis genomic DNA:
AGGTCGTCATCCCCCCCTATTCCCACGACTGCCACCACGAAGTCGAGCTGGCGCTCCTGATCGGCAAGTACGGCAAAAACATCCGCCAAGACGAGGCGATGAGCCATGTCGCCGGCTACGGCGTCGCCATCGACATGACCCTGCGCGACGTGCAGAACGCCTTGAAGCAGAAGGGACTCCCCTGGGACATCGCCAAGGGCTTCGACACCGCCTGCCCCCTCTCCGACTTCGTGCCGGCCTCGCAGATCGCCGATCCCCATGCCCTGCGCATCACCCTCGCCGTCGATGGCCGGATGCGCCAGGACTCCTCCACCGCCTTGATGATGCGCCGGATTCCGACCATCATCCACGAGGTTTCCTCGGTCTTCACCCTCGAGGAGGGAGACATCATCCTCACCGGGACCCCGGCCGGGGTCGGTCCCGTCACCTCCGGCGCCCGACTCTACGCCGAAATCGAAGGGGTCGGGCACCTCGAGGTCTCCGTCCAGTGAAGGGTCGGGTGGTCCTCATCGGACCGGGGAGACTGGGACAGGCCATCGCCCGCCTCCTCTGCGATGCCGGATACGATCTCCGGGCCCTCATCAGCCGCGACCCGGTACGGGCGGTGGCCGCGGCCCGCTTTGCCGGATGCCGCAATGCGGCGTCGGCCGACCTCTCCCGGGTCGCAGAAGGGGAGCTGATCCTCCTGGCCCTTCCCGACGATCAACTCGGCGCCATGGCCGCCACCCTGCGCCGCGACGGTCATCTCCGGCCGGGCGCCACCCTGATTCATTTCAGCGGCCTCCATCCGGCGGCGATCCTTCTCGGCAAAGAGGGTCCGCCCCTGCGGGCCCTCTCCCTCCATCCCCTGCAGACCTTTGCCGATTCGGTCATGGGGGTGCGCAATCTCCCCGGGACCACCTTCGCCGTGGAAGGAACTCCGGACGTCATCCCCCTCGGCGAGGCGCTGGTCGCCGATCTCGGCGGACGCTCTCTGGTCCTTTCTGCCGAGCAGAAACCCCTCTACCACGCCGCCGCCTGCGTCGCCTCCAATTACATGGTGACCCTGGTCGACACCGCCTGCCAGATTTTTTCCGCCTGCGGATTTGGCCAGGAGGAGGCCTTTCACTACCTGACGCCGCTCTTGCGGGGGACGGGACGCAATCTGGCGGCTCTCGGCCCGAAGTTGGCGCTGACCGGTCCCATCGCCCGGGGAGACGTGCGCACCGTCGGCAAGCATCTCAGGGCCATCGCCCACCTCCCCGGGGGAGTTGACCAGATCTATCGCATCCTGGGGATAAAAACGGTGGAATTGGCACTGAAGAAGGGGACCCTCGACGCCGAAGCGGCCGAGGAGATCCTGCGATTGCTGGAAAGCGACGGAGAATCTTGAAGGGATGGGGGCTGCGTCCCCGTTAATTCCGGGCCTGGAGTCGCAGACGGTTGCTCAGCAGATGGGCCAGGCGAGTCGGTTCGGGAAGGCGATAGCTGCCGAGACAGCTCTGCACCAGCCTCAGGGCGGAAGGGAGATCGGTGCGGTGCCCCGGGGAGATGTAGAGGGGGCGTACGCCGCGGCGGGAGGTGAGGACCGCCCCGACCGCCTCGCCGTCGAGGAGGAGGGGAACCCAGTCCCCCTTGTGAGGGGCGGGAGGCAAATGGCTGCCGCAGAGCCGGCTTTTGGCGCAACCGACCGTCGGCAGGCCGGTCCAGAGACCGAGGTGACAGGCGATCCCGAAGCGACGGGGATGGGCGATCCCCTGACCGTCGACCAGGACGGCATCGGGGACGGTCCGCAACGCGGAGAAGGCATCGAGGACAACGGGGAGTTCCCGGAAAGAGAGAAGGCCCGGGACGTAGGGGAAGGACATCCTTCCCGTAGCCGAGGCCTCCTCGATCAATTTGAAATCCGGAAGTTCCAGAACCACCACGGCGGCAAAAAAAGAGTCGCCGTTCCGTTCGTAGGACACGTCGACCCCTGCCACCGTGCGTACGGGGCGGGGGAGACCGTCGGCCAGCACCACCTTTTCGGCCAGCTCCCGCTGCAGGGCGACGGCCTCGCGACCGGTCAGTCTCCAGCCGTGCAGGCAGGGCAGATCCATATCCCTCCCTCGCTCCGGGCTACTCGAGCCCCGGAATCCCCTGTTCATTCCCTTTCTTGCCAGCCGACTGCCTCTGCAATTGAGGGTCCGTCGACCTGCGGCCTGCGGACCCCGCCTTGATCCGACAACGCCTCCGCTTCTCCTGTTGCTGCCGCCTCCGTTTGAGTTCCCGCCGCCGCTCGCTGATCGCCATCGTCCTTCTCCTCAGGGGAATCTTTTAGAAACGTCCCGAACAACAGGGCTATTCTAGCGAAAAATTCCCTTCTGACAACGGGGAGAAGATCAGATACGGCAGCGCAGGAGCTTTTTGCCGTCCTCGAACAGGACTTCCATCTTGTTCGGCTTGCTGACGACCTTGACCAGACCGACGCCGAAGCTCGGATGGACCAGGAGGTCGTTGACTTTGAAGCTCCGCTCCATGTCATAGGGGATCGCCCGGGAGAGATCGGCATGGGTGCTCAGGGCCGCCCATTCCTGCAGATCGGCGGAAACGGCAGCGGCCAGCGTCTTGCGGGTCGCTCGAACGGCCGTGGAAGTCGGCGCGGCCGAGGGGCGCGGTTTCTTGTCCGAGGGTCCCTTGGGCGTGTGATAATTGTGAATGCCGTTGCAGGTGTTGCACTGGACACGCACGATCTTGTCGGCGACCATGGCGACAATGGTATGGTTGGTGATCACCCGGCAGCGGGTGCAACGGGCGTCGATGAAATCTCCTGCGGACGGCGGCTTTCTGCTCATACTTATCCTTATTTCGAGACGAAAAAGCCACAAGGGAAATCCTTCCCCTGTGGCGATCGAGGATGTTTCGACAACGCTTGATTTATACCATCCCCCCCCGTTCCCTGTCAAGGTTACCCCCGCAGGAAGAGGTCATCAGGCGACAAGGATTTACACGTCTTCCGGCCAAAAAGGGAGGGAGACGGCGATCTTCCCCTTGCTCATCCCCGGCAGAAATTAAAAAAACGGGTCCCCGGACAGAACAATCCGGGGACCCGCGGTGAACCGGCAATCTTTTCGCAGGCTATTTTTCGAGAAGCACCGCATGGGCGGCGGCCAGGCGCGCAATCGGCACCCGGAAGGGGGAGCAGGAAACGTAGTCGAGGCCGATTTTGTGGCAGAAGATCACGCTCGAAGGCTCTCCGCCGTGCTCGCCGCAGATGCCGAGCTTGATATTGGGGCGGGTCTGGCGACCCTTGACGCACCCGATCTCCACCAGCTGTCCGACGCCGCTCTGGTCGAGGGCGACGAAGGGATCGGTGGGGAAGATTTCCCGCTCGACATAGAGGGGGAGGAACTTGCCGGCATCATCCCGGGAAAGACCGTAAGTGGTCTGGGTCAGGTCGTTGGTGCCGAAGGAGAAAAATTCGGCCTCGACGGCGATGGCATCGGCGGTCAGGGCGGCCCGGGGGAGTTCGATCATGGTGCCGATCAGGTAGCTCACCTTGACCCCGGAACGGGCGATCACCTCGTCGGCCACCCGCACGGCGTTGGCGCGGAGGATAGCCAGCTCCCTGACCTCGCTGACCAGCGGGATCATGATTTCCGGAACAATTTCGAAGCCGTCGTCCTTGATCAGCTGGCAGGCGGCCTCCATGATCGCCTGCACCTGCATGTCGTAGATCTCGGGGAAGGTGATCCCCAGGCGACAGCCGCGGTGGCCGAGCATCGGGTTGAATTCGTGGAGGGACTCGACCTTGTGCCTGAGATCCTGGGCGGTGACCTTCATCACCGAGGCCAGCTCGTCGATGTCCTTGTCGTTCTGGGGGAGGAACTCGTGGAGCGGCGGATCGAGGAGGCGGATGGTGACCGGCAACCCTTTCATTTCGCGGAAGAGTCCGAGAAAATCCCCCTTCTGCATGGGGAGGATTTTCGACAGGGCCCGCTTGCGTCCCTCCATATCCTCGGAGAGGATCATCTCGCGCACGGCCATGATCCGGTCGGCCTCAAAGAACATGTGCTCGGTGCGGCACAGGCCGATCCCTTCGGCGCCGAATTTGCGGGCCACCGCCGCATCGTGGGGGGTGTCGGCGTTGGCGCGGACCCGGAGGCGGCGCACCTTGTCGACCCAGGACATCAACTCCCCGAATTCGCCGGTCAGTTGGGCCTGGACCGTTGGAATCTGCCCCTTCATCACTTCGCCGGTGGAGCCGTCGAGGGTAATGACGTCCCCCTTGGCGATGACCGAACCGTCACGGGCGACGAACTGCTGGGTCCTGTAGTCGACCTTGATGTCGCCGCAGCCGGCGACGCAGCATTTGCCCATGCCGCGGGCGACGACCGCCGCGTGGGAGGTCATGCCGCCGCGGGCGGTAAGGATCCCCTGGGCGGCGTGCATGCCGTGGATATCCTCGGGGCTCGTCTCGACGCGCACGAGGATCACCTTGAGACCGAGGCGGGCCGCCGCTTCGGCCTCGTCGGCGGAAAAGACCACCTCGCCGCTGGCGGCTCCGGGGGAGGCGGGGAGACCCTTGGCAATCACTGTCTTGGGAGCCGAGGGGTCGAGAGAGGGGTGCAGGAGCTGGTCGAGCTGCTCCGGGGCGACCCGCAGGATCGCATCACGCTCACTGATCAGACCCTCCTTGACCATATCGACGGCGATCTTCACCGCAGCATTGGCGGTGCGCTTGCCGTTGCGGGTCTGCAGCATGAAGAGTTTCCCTTTTTCGATGGTGAACTCGATATCCTGCATGTCCCGGTAATGCTTCTCGAGGATCTGCTGGGCCTTCATCAGCTGGCCGTAGCACTCGGGCATCACCTCCTCCATGGACGGGAGGGAGCCGTCGCCGCCGGCCTTGTTGATCGGCTGCGGAGTGCGGGTTCCGGCGACCACATCCTCCCCCTGGGCGTTGACGAGGAATTCGCCGAAGAAGAGGTGCTCGCCGGTGGACGGGTTACGGGTAAAGGCGACGCCGGTCGCGCAGTCGTCCCCCATGTTGCCGAAGACCATCGACTGGATATTGACCGCGGTCCCCCACTCGGAGGGGATATTGTTGAGCTTGCGGTAGGTGTTGGCGCGGGGATTCATCCAGGAACCGAAAACCGCGCCGATCGCCCCCCAGAGCTGTTCCTGGGGATCGCCGGGAAATTCCCGTCCCAGGGTCTCCTTGACCTTGTTCTTGAAGAGACCGACCATCTCCTTGAGATCGGCGGCGGTGAGGTCGGTGTCCTGATGAACGCCTCGCTTCTCCTTGGCCTGCTCGAGGATATGCTCGAGAATATCGCCGTCCATGCCGAGGACGACGTTGGAGTACATCTGGATGAAGCGCCGGTAGGAGTCGTAGGCGAAGCGTTCGTCGCCGCTGAGCTCGATCACCCCCTGCACGGTCTGGTCATTGAGTCCGAGGTTGAGGACGGTGTCCATCATCCCGGGCATCGAGGCGCGCGCCCCGGAACGCACCGAAACCAGCAGCGGCTTCTTCGCATCCCCCAGGCGCTTGCCCATCAAGGTCTCGATTCTCCGGAGGTGTTCCGCCACCTCCTCCTTGAGTGAGGCGGGGTACTGACGGTCATTCTTGTAGAATTCGGTGCAGACTTCGGTGGTGATCGTGAACCCGGGAGGGACCGGCAGGCCAATGGCGGTCATCTCCGCCAGATTGGCACCCTTCCCTCCGAGCAGGTTTTTCATGTCCCCTTTGCCTTCGGCGTTCCCATCGCCGAAAAAGTACACATACTTGACAGCCATCGAACTCTCCTCCTCCAAAAGTGATGAACCTGGGGGTGCAGCCCCCGTATATGAAAGCCGTTTTTTGCGGAAAAGACTAATCGGCAATCCGCGAGAAATCGGCAATCCCCTCAAACAGACGGGCCACGGCGGTCAGCAGGGCGAGGCGATTGCTGCGCACCCCCTCGTCCTTGGCCATGACCATGACTCCCTCGAAAAAGTCGTCCACCGGGGTGCGCAGGGTAGCGATGGTGCGCAGCGCCGCACCGTAATCCCCCGATTGGACGAGGGCAGCGACCTCCCCCTGCACCTTCTGCAGCGCCCCGAAGAGAGCCCCCTCGCAGGGGGCCTCGAAACGGGCGGGGTCGACGGTTGCCTCGACTCCGCCCTTGATGATATTGACCACCCTCTTGAAGGCGACGGCCAGGGGTTCGAAATCCGTCCGCCCCTTGAGTTCGGCAAGAGCCTTGACCCGCTCCAGCGCGTCGCCGGCGTCCTCGAAGGAAGCGGCGAGGACCGCGTCGACCACGTCCTGGGGGTATTTCTGGCCGGTGAGCATGTTGACCAGGCGCAAGCGGATGAATTCGACGACCTCGGCCGCGACCTCGGCCGCGGGGCGATTGAGCTTCTCCCCGAGGAGGGTCACCGCTTCCCCGACCAGGCCGGGGATGGAGAGGGGATAGCCGCGATCGAGAATGATGTTGAGAATGCCGATGGCGCTGCGGCGCAGGGCATAGGGGTCGGCGGTGCCGGTGGGGATGAGGCCGACGCCGAAACAGCCGCAGATGGTGTCGATCTTGTCGGCGATGGAAACGAAGGCGCCGACGTTATCCGAGGGGAGTTCGCCGCCGGCCTGCACCGGGAGATAATGCTCATGAATGCCCCGGGCCACCCGGGGATCTTCCCCCTCGAGCCGGGCATATTCCCGCCCCATGACCCCCTGGAGTTCGGGAAACTCGCAGACCATCCCGGTCACCAGGTCGCATTTGGCAAGCAGGGCGGTCCGGTCGGTGAGAGCGGCGACGGAGGGATCGAGGCGTTCGGCGAGTCCCCCGGCCAGGGCGCGAAAGCGCATCACCTTCTCGTAGCTGGTGCCGAGTTTGGCCTGGTAGACCACGTTTTTAAGGGCCTCGAGACGGGTCTCGAGCTTGACCTTGCGGTCCTCGTTCCAGAAGAACATGGCGTCGGAGAGCCGTGCCCGCAACACCCGCTCGTTGCCGCGGGCCACCACCGAGAGGTCCTCGGCGCGGGTATTGGAGACGGTGACAAAGCGCGGCAGGAGGGATCCGTCCTTGCCCACCAGGGTGAAGTAGCGCTGGTGCTCGCGCATGCTGGTGATGAGGAGCTCGCGGGGGAGTTCGAGGTATTTTTCCTCGAAGGAGCCGCAGAGGGGGGTGGGGTCTTCGATCAGACAGGCGACCTCGTCGAGGAGTTCCTCGTCGGGGTTGATCTCGCCGCCGGCTGCGTGGGCCACCCGCTCGATCTCCCGGGCGATGATCTCCCGGCGCTGCTGCAGGTCGGGCATGACGAAGTGGCGCTCCGCCTCGGCCAGATAGCTGTCGACCCCCTTGACGGCGAAGGCGCCGGGGGCCATGAAGCGGTGGCCGCAGGAGAGGTTGCCGCTTTGCAGGTTGCCGAAGGAGAAGGGGACGACAATCCCGTCGTAAACGGCGACGATCCAGTGCATCGGCCGGGCGAAGCGGATGTCGAGATCCATCCAGCGCATGGACTTTTTGAAGGGGATGCTGCTGATCACCTGCGGGAGCATCTCCGGCAGAAGGTCGGCCGTCGGCCGCCCCTCGTCGACCCTGGAGAGGTAGAGATAGGTCCCCTTGTCGGTTTCGACGGTGGAAAGCGCCGAGACGTCGACGCCGTTGGAGCGGGCGAACCCCTGGGCGGCCTTGGTCGGGTTGCCGTCGGCATCATAGGCCACCTTCACCGACGGGCCGGCGACGGTCAGCTCCTGGCGCTGCTGGACCAGAGCGACGTCGGCCACGGAGATCGCCAGACGGCGGGGGGTGGCAAAGGTGCGGATGGTGCCGAAGGGTATGCGCGCCGTCTCGAGCTCCCTGCGCAGCAGCCTCTCGAGATCCTTCATGGCCGGGCGGATGAAGCCGGCGGGGATTTCCTCGGTACCGATTTCCAAAAAGAGTTCAGCGGACATGAAAATATCTCCAAAAATATCCAAGGGGTGCGGTCCTGCCGCGCCCCTTGGAGTGTCATTTCTTCAGCAGGGGAAACCCGAGTTTTTCGCGCTGGGCGACATAGGCCTCGGCGCAGAGCTTCGACAGGTTGCGGACCCGGCCGATGTAGTGAGCCCTCTCGGTGACCGAAATGGCTCCCCGGGCATCGAGGAGGTTGAAGGCGTGGGAGCACTTGAGGACGAAGTCGTAGGCGGGGAAGACCAGGTCCCGCTTCACCACCTGGAGGCACTCCTTCTCGTACATGTCGAAGAGGGAAAAGAGCATTCCCGTGTCGGCGACTTCGAAGTTGTAAGTGGAGAATTCCACCTCGGTCTGGTGATGGACGTCGCCGTATTTGACCCCCTTGATCCATTCGAGATCGTAGACGTTGTCGACCCCCTGAAGGTACATGGCGATGCGCTCGCAACCGTAGGTGATCTCGCCGGAGACCGGCTTGAGATCGATGCCGCCGGCCTGCTGGAAGTAGGTGAACTGGGTAATTTCCATGCCGTCGAGCCAGACTTCCCAGCCGAGTCCCCAGGCGCCCAGGGTCGGCGATTCCCAGTCGTCCTCGACGAAGCGGATGTCGTGCTTGAGAGGATCGATGCCGAAACTCCGCAGGGAGTCGAGGTAGAGTTCCTGGATGTTTAACGGCGACGGCTTGAGAATCACCTGAAACTGATAGTAGTGCTGCAGACGATTGGGGTTCTCCCCGTAGCGGCCATCGGTGGGTCGGCGTGACGGTTCGACGTAGGCCACCTTCCAGGGCTCGGGACCGAGGACGCGCAGAAAGGTGGCGGGGTTGAAGGTTCCCGCCCCCTTCTCGACGTCATAGGGCTGCTGTATGATGCACCCCTGGTTGGCCCAGTAGTTCTGCAACGACAGGATCAGATCTTGAAATGTCACATTTCCTCCGTAAAAATCGCCGCCGATCCCCCCTCGGGAGAACGGTCTAGCGTATACTGTATACAAAATTAAGGTGGAAAATTCTAACTCGCCCCCCGGGGCATGTCAAGGCTAATACTCCTGCAAAGACGCCCCTTACCGCCTTTGGGGGGAGGCCATCTCGCGGAGCATCTGTTCGAGAAAAGGGAGGGATTTCAGGGGGCGGTTCAAATGGAGTCGCAGGGCCCCGCCGAGGAGCGCTCCTCCTTCGATCAGGGTGCGCTCGCTGAGGGTGAACCCGGCGAAGAGCTCGGCGGGGCCGGCCAGGATCCGCGCCAGCGTCCCGAGGGTCGGCAGGTTCAGGCGCCAGGCCGTCTTTTCCGGTGCGCAGGTCAGACAGAGGCTGCCGCCGCGCGCCGCCTCGAAGGCGACCTCGGCGCTCCGCAGGGTCTCGCCGCATTCCGAGCAGTGCAGCAGGTGCGGTGCATAGCCGGCCAGGTGAAGGATTCGCAACTCGAAGAGGAGGCGCGCCTCGGGGGAGCCGCCGTTGCCGTCGAGATGGTCGAGAAAGGCGCACAGGAGATCGTAGACGGCCGGATGGGGTTGCCCCTCGGCGAAGAGTTCCTCGACCAGTTCGCACCCATAGCCGGCAAGGGCCACGGCGATCAGGTCCCGGCGCAGCCCGCTGCGCAGGTCCAGGAGTTCCGCCTCGCGCAGGGACACCAGATCGCCCCGCGCCGCGGCTCTCCAGTGCAGCTGCACCCGGGCAAAGGGCTCCAGAGCCGCACCGAAGCGGCGCCGGCTCTTGCGCGCCTGGCGGGCAAACCCCTTGATGCGTCCGGCCTCGCGGGTATAAAAGGTGACGATGCGGTCGGCCTCTCCGTAATCGAGGTGGCGCAGGACCACGGCTTCGCAACGCTGTTCGCGCATGGGGGGATCCGCCGGGCGTTGTCCCGGATCAGCGCAGATGGGGGAGAAAGAGGGTCGCCGTGCCGAAATAGATCAGGAGACCGGTGATGTCGTTGGCGGTCTGGACGAAGGGGCTCGAGGCAATGGCCGGATCGATTCCGATCCGCTTGAAGAAGGAGGTGGCCATAACTCCCATCGTTGCCGCCACCGTCATGGCGGTGGCCATGGCCATTCCGACCACCAGACCGAGATAGGGGTTGTGATGCCAGCCGAAGGCGACGACGCCGATGGTCAGTCCGCAGACCGCCCCCATGATCATCCCGACCCGCAGCTCCCGGA
This region includes:
- a CDS encoding fumarylacetoacetate hydrolase family protein, giving the protein MHTVRLFGTSRTYAVGKIVCLARNYSEHIRELGNEVPDSAVLFIKPSSSIIGDGEQVVIPPYSHDCHHEVELALLIGKYGKNIRQDEAMSHVAGYGVAIDMTLRDVQNALKQKGLPWDIAKGFDTACPLSDFVPASQIADPHALRITLAVDGRMRQDSSTALMMRRIPTIIHEVSSVFTLEEGDIILTGTPAGVGPVTSGARLYAEIEGVGHLEVSVQ
- a CDS encoding Rossmann-like and DUF2520 domain-containing protein; the encoded protein is MVLIGPGRLGQAIARLLCDAGYDLRALISRDPVRAVAAARFAGCRNAASADLSRVAEGELILLALPDDQLGAMAATLRRDGHLRPGATLIHFSGLHPAAILLGKEGPPLRALSLHPLQTFADSVMGVRNLPGTTFAVEGTPDVIPLGEALVADLGGRSLVLSAEQKPLYHAAACVASNYMVTLVDTACQIFSACGFGQEEAFHYLTPLLRGTGRNLAALGPKLALTGPIARGDVRTVGKHLRAIAHLPGGVDQIYRILGIKTVELALKKGTLDAEAAEEILRLLESDGES
- the nfi gene encoding deoxyribonuclease V (cleaves DNA at apurinic or apyrimidinic sites), producing MDLPCLHGWRLTGREAVALQRELAEKVVLADGLPRPVRTVAGVDVSYERNGDSFFAAVVVLELPDFKLIEEASATGRMSFPYVPGLLSFRELPVVLDAFSALRTVPDAVLVDGQGIAHPRRFGIACHLGLWTGLPTVGCAKSRLCGSHLPPAPHKGDWVPLLLDGEAVGAVLTSRRGVRPLYISPGHRTDLPSALRLVQSCLGSYRLPEPTRLAHLLSNRLRLQARN
- the ppdK gene encoding pyruvate, phosphate dikinase — protein: MAVKYVYFFGDGNAEGKGDMKNLLGGKGANLAEMTAIGLPVPPGFTITTEVCTEFYKNDRQYPASLKEEVAEHLRRIETLMGKRLGDAKKPLLVSVRSGARASMPGMMDTVLNLGLNDQTVQGVIELSGDERFAYDSYRRFIQMYSNVVLGMDGDILEHILEQAKEKRGVHQDTDLTAADLKEMVGLFKNKVKETLGREFPGDPQEQLWGAIGAVFGSWMNPRANTYRKLNNIPSEWGTAVNIQSMVFGNMGDDCATGVAFTRNPSTGEHLFFGEFLVNAQGEDVVAGTRTPQPINKAGGDGSLPSMEEVMPECYGQLMKAQQILEKHYRDMQDIEFTIEKGKLFMLQTRNGKRTANAAVKIAVDMVKEGLISERDAILRVAPEQLDQLLHPSLDPSAPKTVIAKGLPASPGAASGEVVFSADEAEAAARLGLKVILVRVETSPEDIHGMHAAQGILTARGGMTSHAAVVARGMGKCCVAGCGDIKVDYRTQQFVARDGSVIAKGDVITLDGSTGEVMKGQIPTVQAQLTGEFGELMSWVDKVRRLRVRANADTPHDAAVARKFGAEGIGLCRTEHMFFEADRIMAVREMILSEDMEGRKRALSKILPMQKGDFLGLFREMKGLPVTIRLLDPPLHEFLPQNDKDIDELASVMKVTAQDLRHKVESLHEFNPMLGHRGCRLGITFPEIYDMQVQAIMEAACQLIKDDGFEIVPEIMIPLVSEVRELAILRANAVRVADEVIARSGVKVSYLIGTMIELPRAALTADAIAVEAEFFSFGTNDLTQTTYGLSRDDAGKFLPLYVEREIFPTDPFVALDQSGVGQLVEIGCVKGRQTRPNIKLGICGEHGGEPSSVIFCHKIGLDYVSCSPFRVPIARLAAAHAVLLEK
- the glyS gene encoding glycine--tRNA ligase subunit beta codes for the protein MSAELFLEIGTEEIPAGFIRPAMKDLERLLRRELETARIPFGTIRTFATPRRLAISVADVALVQQRQELTVAGPSVKVAYDADGNPTKAAQGFARSNGVDVSALSTVETDKGTYLYLSRVDEGRPTADLLPEMLPQVISSIPFKKSMRWMDLDIRFARPMHWIVAVYDGIVVPFSFGNLQSGNLSCGHRFMAPGAFAVKGVDSYLAEAERHFVMPDLQQRREIIAREIERVAHAAGGEINPDEELLDEVACLIEDPTPLCGSFEEKYLELPRELLITSMREHQRYFTLVGKDGSLLPRFVTVSNTRAEDLSVVARGNERVLRARLSDAMFFWNEDRKVKLETRLEALKNVVYQAKLGTSYEKVMRFRALAGGLAERLDPSVAALTDRTALLAKCDLVTGMVCEFPELQGVMGREYARLEGEDPRVARGIHEHYLPVQAGGELPSDNVGAFVSIADKIDTICGCFGVGLIPTGTADPYALRRSAIGILNIILDRGYPLSIPGLVGEAVTLLGEKLNRPAAEVAAEVVEFIRLRLVNMLTGQKYPQDVVDAVLAASFEDAGDALERVKALAELKGRTDFEPLAVAFKRVVNIIKGGVEATVDPARFEAPCEGALFGALQKVQGEVAALVQSGDYGAALRTIATLRTPVDDFFEGVMVMAKDEGVRSNRLALLTAVARLFEGIADFSRIAD
- the glyQ gene encoding glycine--tRNA ligase subunit alpha, with the protein product MTFQDLILSLQNYWANQGCIIQQPYDVEKGAGTFNPATFLRVLGPEPWKVAYVEPSRRPTDGRYGENPNRLQHYYQFQVILKPSPLNIQELYLDSLRSFGIDPLKHDIRFVEDDWESPTLGAWGLGWEVWLDGMEITQFTYFQQAGGIDLKPVSGEITYGCERIAMYLQGVDNVYDLEWIKGVKYGDVHHQTEVEFSTYNFEVADTGMLFSLFDMYEKECLQVVKRDLVFPAYDFVLKCSHAFNLLDARGAISVTERAHYIGRVRNLSKLCAEAYVAQREKLGFPLLKK
- the recO gene encoding DNA repair protein RecO, with the protein product MREQRCEAVVLRHLDYGEADRIVTFYTREAGRIKGFARQARKSRRRFGAALEPFARVQLHWRAAARGDLVSLREAELLDLRSGLRRDLIAVALAGYGCELVEELFAEGQPHPAVYDLLCAFLDHLDGNGGSPEARLLFELRILHLAGYAPHLLHCSECGETLRSAEVAFEAARGGSLCLTCAPEKTAWRLNLPTLGTLARILAGPAELFAGFTLSERTLIEGGALLGGALRLHLNRPLKSLPFLEQMLREMASPQRR